In a genomic window of Phyllostomus discolor isolate MPI-MPIP mPhyDis1 chromosome 5, mPhyDis1.pri.v3, whole genome shotgun sequence:
- the LOC114496815 gene encoding histone-lysine N-methyltransferase PRDM9-like, giving the protein MTANDSENAQKPVSPPGEAYAFEKHTRQKLEPRKKEMDMKVCILQERKGHVYQEVNEPQDDDYLYCEKCQNFFINSCAVHGPPTFVKDSAMDKGHPHRSALTLPPGLKIGPSGIPEAGLGVWNEAADLPVGLHFGPYEGHITEDGEAAKSRYSWLIAKGRNCYEYVDGKDRSWANWMRYVNCARDDEEQNLVAFQYHGQIFYRTCRVIRSGCELLVWFGDEYGQELGSKWGSKWKRQLTAGRAELKPEVHPCPSCSLAFSSQKFLSQHVKLNHPSQILPGTSARKQIQAEDPCPEDQNQQQQHTRTHSWNDKAAGQEVKERSKPLLKRVSQRRISRPFFQPSKEQMRSSSEHERMMEEEPRRGQKQSPEDTSKLFVKAGMSRIVAIQHGGCWQGFSDGSHLIRDERTHSGEKPYVCRDCGRGFTQKSHLITHHRTHSGEKPYVCRECQRGFTQKSDLITHHRIHSGEKPYVCRECKRGFTSKSDLIRHQRTHSGDKPYVCRDCGRGFTQQSVLIRHQRIHSGEKPYVCRECGRGFTDKSSLITHERRHSGEKPYVCKECGKGFTQKSHLITHHRIHSGEKPYVCRECERGFTRKSSLLRHQRRTHSGEKPYVCRECGRGFTDKSSLITHERIHSEEKPCVCSECGRGFIDKSSLITHERTHSGEKPYVCRECGQGFTRKSSLLRHQRTHSGEKPYVCSDCVT; this is encoded by the exons ATGACTGCAAATGACTCAGAGAATGCCCAGAAACCAGTGTCCCCTCCTGGAGAAGCATATGCCTTTGAAAAGCACACTAGACAAAAATTgg AACCCAGGAAAAAGGAGATGGACATGAAGGTGTGCATCCTACAAGAAAGAAAGGGCCATGTGTACCAAGAGGTCAATGAGCCCCAGGATGATGACTACCTTT ATTGTGAGAAGTGTCAGAACTTCTTCATCAACAGCTGTGCTGTGCATGGGCCACCTACATTTGTAAAGGACAGTGCAATGGACAAGGGACATCCCCACCgctcagccctcaccctgccccctggaTTGAAAATCGGGCCATCAGGCAtccctgaggctgggcttggaGTGTGGAATGAGGCAGCAGACTTGCCAGTGGGTCTGCACTTTGGCCCTTATGAAGGACACATCACAGAAGATGGAGAGGCAGCCAAGAGCAGATACTCCTGGCTG ATCGCCAAAGGGAGAAACTGCTATGAGTATGTGGATGGAAAGGACAGATCCTGGGCCAACTGGATGAG GTATGTGAACTGTGCCCGGGATGATGAAGAGCAAAACCTGGTGGCCTTTCAATACCACGGGCAGATTTTCTACCGAACCTGCCGGGTCATCAGGTCGGGCTGTGAGCTGCTGGTCTGGTTCGGGGACGAgtatggccaggagctgggcagcaagtGGGGCAGCAAGTGGAAGAGACAGCTCACAGCTGGAAGAG CAGAACTAAAGCCAGAAGTGCACCCatgtccctcctgctctctggccttctccaGTCAGAAATTTCTCAGCCAACATGTGAAACTCAATCATCCCTCTCAGATTCTCCCGGGAACATCTGCAAGAAAACAGATCCAAGCAGAGGACCCCTGTCCAGAGGATCAGAATCAGCAGCAACAACATACTCGTACACACAGCTGGAATGATAAAGCTGCAGGTCAAGAGGTCAAAGAAAGGTCCAAACCTTTGCTTAAAAGGGTCAGTCAGAGGAGAATCTCAAGACCTTTTTTCCAACCTTCCAAAGAACAAATGAGGAGCTCTAGTGAGCATGAGAGAATGATGGAGGAAGAGCCCCGCAGAGGCCAGAAACAGAGTCCAGAGGACACAAGCAAGTTATTTGTAAAAGCAGGAATGTCAAGAATTGTAGCAATACAGCATGGAGGGTGTTGGCAAGGCTTCAGTGATGGGTCACATCTCATTAGAGAcgagaggacacactctggggagaagccctatgtttgcagggactgtgggcgaggctttacacagaagtcacatctcatcacacaccacaggacacactcaggagagaagccctatgtttgcagggagtgtcagcgaggctttacacagaagtcagaTCTCATCACACACCACAGGATACACTCAGGGGAGAaaccctatgtttgcagggagtgcaAGCGAGGCTTTACATCCAAGTCAgatctcatcagacaccagaggacacactcaggggacaagccctatgtttgcagggactgtgggcgaggctttacacagcAGTCAgttctcatcagacaccagaggatacactcaggggagaagccctatgtttgcagggagtgcggGCGAGGGTTTACAGACAAGTCAAGTCTCATCACACACGAGAGGagacactcaggggagaagccctatgtttgtaAGGAGTGTGGGAAAG gctttacacagaagtcacatctcatcacacaccacaGGATACattcaggggagaagccctatgtttgcagggagtgtgagcgaggctttacacggaagtcaagtctcctcagacaccagaggaggacacactctggggagaagccctatgtttgcagggagtgtgggcgaggctttacagaCAAGTCAAGTCTCATCACACACGAGAGGATACACTCAGAGGAGAAGCCCTGTGTTTGCAGTGAGTGCGGGCGAGGCTTTATAGACAAGTCAAGTCTCATCACACACGAGAGGACACACtcgggagagaagccctatgtttgcagggagtgtggacaaggctttacacggaagtcaagtctcctcagacaccagaggacacactctggggagaagccctatgtttgcagtgA ctgtgtgacctaa